A genomic segment from Leptolyngbya boryana PCC 6306 encodes:
- a CDS encoding ATP-binding protein: MPKRAQIELQRPAAESLYATELKKLVELDKDAPRPGGWKLTPQSVLKFILGDRALGITQKFVGSRAQLERCIVALATNRGLMLIGEPGTAKSYLSELLAAGISGDSTLTIQGSAGTTEDNIKYSWNYALLLAEGPSSRSLVSAPLHRGMSEGKIVRFEEITRCPLEIQDTLLSVLSDRMMSIPELPDSNRSLYAKVGFNVIATANTRDRGVNEMSAALKRRFNFETLQPISDLQQEIELVQRETNRMLEQASIPASLNEDLTEVLVTTFRELRTGQTEDGRTFEPLTTVMSTAEAVSVGYASVIHAYYYGDRAPTPENLLHSLVGSALKDATDDLKKLRHYFNHVVKNRQDQLWQDYYTAHHQVL; this comes from the coding sequence ATGCCTAAACGCGCTCAGATTGAACTTCAACGCCCCGCTGCCGAATCGCTCTACGCAACCGAACTGAAGAAACTTGTCGAACTCGATAAAGATGCACCTCGTCCGGGGGGATGGAAGCTCACGCCGCAATCGGTTTTGAAATTTATTTTGGGCGATCGCGCACTGGGAATTACTCAAAAATTCGTTGGCAGTCGTGCCCAATTGGAACGCTGCATTGTCGCACTCGCAACGAATCGCGGTTTGATGCTGATTGGTGAGCCGGGGACTGCAAAAAGCTATCTGAGCGAGTTGCTCGCGGCAGGAATCAGTGGAGATTCAACTCTCACGATTCAAGGCAGTGCGGGGACAACTGAGGACAATATTAAATATTCTTGGAACTATGCTCTGTTACTAGCAGAAGGCCCAAGTTCTCGATCGCTCGTTTCCGCCCCACTTCATCGCGGAATGAGCGAAGGTAAGATTGTCCGATTTGAGGAAATTACGCGCTGTCCCTTAGAGATTCAAGACACTTTACTGTCTGTGCTCAGCGATCGTATGATGAGCATTCCAGAATTACCCGATAGCAATCGGAGCTTATATGCAAAAGTCGGATTTAATGTGATTGCAACTGCTAATACTCGCGATCGCGGAGTCAATGAAATGAGTGCAGCCCTGAAACGGCGCTTCAATTTCGAGACCTTGCAACCTATCTCAGATTTGCAGCAAGAAATCGAGCTAGTACAACGAGAAACGAATCGGATGTTAGAACAGGCTTCCATTCCAGCGAGTTTGAATGAAGATTTAACAGAAGTTTTAGTTACCACATTTCGCGAGCTTCGCACCGGACAAACTGAAGATGGTCGAACATTTGAGCCGCTCACAACTGTGATGAGTACCGCTGAGGCAGTTTCAGTCGGATATGCTTCGGTGATTCATGCTTATTATTATGGCGATCGCGCTCCCACTCCTGAAAATCTTTTACACAGCTTAGTCGGTTCTGCTTTAAAAGATGCAACCGATGATTTGAAAAAGCTCCGGCATTACTTTAATCATGTAGTAAAAAATCGCCAAGACCAGCTTTGGCAAGACTATTACACGGCTCATCATCAGGTGTTGTAA
- a CDS encoding DUF4132 domain-containing protein — translation MMLYDSFDACGTHQCDRHPLIDLDPADWCWATWRKRPQLIRPEPQSFDREVAIAKLKKVKRLKSRHWQWEACEIPVSMSIEEAIFWYKAITKAHHFDRVRDLVKRFETERFETEPLAAPVEIAEIQEWFTLVESNYAPAQMTFILSYFLSIEQLLDKLTEHRQYQLFVGFRQHILPYLNETKFEAIKTYIRANWEPQRFYFRPHLSALLGIHDWLEALVAKWKPERSYAAFDRNFRLEVIFGLESADLVMHHVRRLRLRLGTAEQVRAWLAHTELTALELVTESIAALNSNKEVSNAAEMFDVLTLIRSPIVAPQILALVQRSRIRDRAQQWLEENLELSIAGLLPLTIQKHPLRETAIAWLRMMQRQGFGDLIREKMSDEYQQIELQIFDAPQREELGKTPKWFKAIVDAAPKLEPLDWVKVSDLPAIVVGDTRLSTTHHQAILNLLQADPDNCSSILRQHTNADSLSQFVWQLYEQWSLKKPKGRADWVILALGRLGDDEILLKLADLIRAWCKASKHQLATSGIAALTLHASETAIYQLMQFAYPPISRLIRPEQALDEIAKARNLSRRQLEDCAMREVLERHCTTIANSGSPRKRRPKTHQTQLSKTQLKQFLTLQSLRFEQQMIHRAAYTVAEFQSFVFHPIVRPMAQSLIWQAKSMCFRIAEDGTLADSSDMPVELSSEAEIYLPHPLEMPDRSTWAELLSDYELIPPFAQVNRPIYSVSTQEQDATIVTRFADRGVFTVNLTQSLMKLGWTETYIGRGHWRGYCKRFRADHTAAILSVSEMPREHGYQRIDRIFFVANDWDGRRVPTERDRIPLTTVAPLVFSEVLREIDHLTHRSKKRHA, via the coding sequence ATGATGCTGTATGATTCTTTCGATGCCTGTGGCACACATCAATGTGACCGTCATCCTCTCATCGATCTTGATCCAGCAGATTGGTGTTGGGCAACTTGGCGCAAACGTCCCCAATTGATCCGTCCAGAGCCGCAGTCTTTTGACCGAGAAGTTGCGATCGCAAAATTAAAAAAAGTAAAACGATTGAAAAGTAGACATTGGCAATGGGAGGCGTGTGAGATTCCGGTTTCAATGTCGATCGAGGAAGCAATTTTTTGGTATAAGGCAATTACGAAAGCACATCACTTCGATCGCGTTCGAGATTTAGTAAAACGCTTTGAAACTGAACGTTTTGAAACTGAGCCTCTAGCCGCTCCAGTCGAGATTGCTGAAATACAGGAATGGTTTACCCTCGTTGAAAGTAACTATGCGCCTGCTCAAATGACGTTTATCCTAAGCTATTTTCTATCGATTGAACAGCTATTAGATAAATTAACTGAGCATCGGCAATATCAACTATTTGTAGGATTCAGGCAGCATATTTTGCCTTACTTGAATGAGACGAAATTTGAAGCAATCAAAACTTATATTAGGGCAAATTGGGAGCCTCAAAGGTTCTACTTTAGACCTCATCTTTCCGCCTTATTAGGTATACATGACTGGCTTGAAGCCTTAGTTGCAAAATGGAAGCCTGAAAGATCCTATGCTGCTTTCGATCGCAATTTTAGACTTGAAGTTATTTTTGGGCTAGAAAGTGCGGATTTAGTCATGCATCATGTTCGTCGTTTAAGATTACGATTGGGGACAGCCGAACAGGTTCGAGCATGGTTGGCACATACGGAATTAACTGCACTAGAACTCGTCACAGAAAGCATTGCTGCGCTCAATAGCAACAAAGAAGTATCAAATGCTGCTGAGATGTTTGATGTGCTGACTTTGATCCGATCGCCCATTGTCGCTCCCCAAATTCTTGCTCTTGTTCAGCGATCGCGAATTCGCGATCGAGCACAGCAATGGCTAGAAGAGAATCTAGAATTGTCGATCGCGGGATTACTTCCCCTCACGATTCAAAAACATCCTTTAAGAGAAACCGCGATCGCTTGGCTCAGAATGATGCAGCGACAAGGATTTGGCGATTTGATTCGAGAAAAAATGAGTGATGAATATCAGCAGATCGAACTGCAAATTTTTGATGCTCCGCAGCGAGAAGAACTGGGAAAAACGCCCAAGTGGTTCAAAGCGATCGTAGATGCGGCTCCGAAGCTTGAGCCACTAGATTGGGTGAAAGTGAGTGATTTACCCGCGATCGTCGTTGGTGACACTCGACTCTCAACAACTCACCATCAAGCAATCTTGAATCTACTTCAAGCTGATCCTGACAATTGCTCATCAATTCTGAGACAACATACAAATGCTGATTCACTCAGCCAATTTGTGTGGCAACTCTATGAACAATGGAGCTTAAAAAAGCCGAAAGGTCGAGCAGACTGGGTAATTTTAGCATTAGGGCGATTAGGCGATGATGAGATTCTTCTCAAGTTAGCTGATTTGATTCGAGCCTGGTGTAAAGCATCAAAGCATCAGCTTGCAACATCGGGAATCGCTGCACTAACATTGCATGCGTCAGAGACAGCAATTTACCAATTGATGCAATTCGCATACCCACCGATTTCTAGACTGATTCGACCTGAACAAGCACTCGATGAGATTGCAAAAGCGCGCAATCTATCTCGGCGACAGTTAGAAGATTGTGCAATGCGAGAAGTTCTTGAGAGGCATTGCACTACGATTGCGAATTCGGGAAGCCCCCGCAAACGTAGACCCAAGACCCATCAAACCCAACTCAGCAAAACCCAACTCAAGCAATTTCTCACCCTGCAATCGCTACGATTTGAGCAGCAAATGATTCACAGAGCTGCTTATACTGTTGCAGAATTTCAGTCCTTCGTCTTTCATCCGATCGTACGTCCAATGGCTCAGAGTTTGATTTGGCAAGCTAAATCGATGTGTTTTCGCATTGCCGAGGATGGAACTCTCGCGGATAGCTCTGATATGCCCGTAGAACTCTCTTCAGAAGCCGAGATTTACTTGCCACATCCGTTGGAGATGCCAGATCGATCAACCTGGGCGGAGTTGTTGTCCGACTATGAATTGATTCCGCCCTTTGCCCAAGTCAATCGCCCAATATATTCTGTGTCAACCCAGGAACAAGATGCTACGATTGTCACCCGGTTCGCCGATCGAGGCGTTTTCACTGTCAATTTAACTCAATCTCTGATGAAGCTAGGCTGGACTGAAACCTATATCGGGCGCGGACATTGGCGCGGGTATTGTAAGCGATTTCGTGCTGACCATACCGCTGCTATTCTCAGTGTCTCGGAGATGCCCCGCGAGCACGGGTATCAACGCATCGATCGCATTTTCTTTGTTGCAAATGATTGGGATGGTAGGCGTGTCCCCACTGAGCGCGATCGCATTCCGCTAACGACAGTTGCTCCACTTGTTTTTAGCGAAGTACTCCGCGAAATCGACCACCTGACCCACCGTTCCAAAAAACGTCATGCCTAA
- a CDS encoding U32 family peptidase yields the protein MNTPELLSPAGNWDCAKAAIENGADAIYFGLERFNARMRAENFTESDLPELMEFLHWRGVKGYVTLNTLIFQNELVEAEQYLRSIIAAGVDAVIVQDIGICRLIRHLSPDFPIHGSTQMTVTSAAGVEFAKELGCQLVVLARECSIKEINKIQKQLTESNLTLPLEVFVHGALCVAYSGQCLTSEALGGRSANRGECAQACRMPYELISDGEAVNLGDRRYLLSPQDLSGLAVLPDLVKSGVTCLKIEGRLKSPEYVANVTRVYRNALDQAITDVNAERYNLEMAFSRGLHTGWFEGINNQELVHARFGKKRGVYLGEVTQIQHEQITIATKAPVKPGDGVVFDSGHPEAKEEGGRIYAVEQHRNQTVLTFGRDQLNLRRIDIGDRVWKTSDPELDRQIRQTYAGDQPKFQRPIDIEIHGEIGKELIAIARDTIGHITRIESEMPLIEAHSKPLTTERLQEQFGRLGNTPFCLGKFENHLTDAAMIPVSELNRMRREIVDRLENLRMQPKQWQLQESRSHSELLPRIDNESGQNPLQPQPELTILVRNLQQLETVLKLGIQTVYCEFEDPRAYRQAVELTRQLSDAEIWVAPPRITKPSEQWILEQVRKSNADGYLIRNYDHLKFFEHDRKIGDFSLNIANAITANYFKQFGLEHLTASYDLNVQQLIALLKSCPSNWLEITIHQHMPMFHMEHCVFCAFLSTGTDFTNCGRPCEQHEVKLRLASGMSGGKHPGIEHILQADAGCRNTVFNGTAQTGAEFLHHLVHSGAQRFRVEFLNESSQQITQTIALYRQLLNHEITGAQLWRDLKLQNQLGVTRGTLT from the coding sequence ATGAACACTCCAGAACTTCTTTCACCTGCGGGAAATTGGGACTGTGCCAAAGCAGCGATCGAGAATGGCGCAGATGCAATCTACTTTGGACTGGAGCGGTTTAATGCTCGGATGCGGGCAGAAAATTTTACAGAATCCGATCTGCCAGAGCTAATGGAGTTTCTGCATTGGCGCGGCGTGAAAGGTTACGTCACTTTGAACACGTTAATCTTTCAAAATGAATTAGTCGAAGCAGAACAGTATCTACGATCAATTATTGCTGCCGGAGTCGATGCTGTCATTGTTCAGGACATCGGAATTTGTCGTCTCATTCGCCATTTGTCACCGGATTTTCCGATTCATGGCTCGACACAAATGACCGTGACCAGTGCCGCAGGAGTCGAGTTTGCAAAAGAATTAGGCTGTCAGTTAGTCGTTCTCGCGCGCGAATGTTCGATCAAAGAGATCAATAAAATTCAAAAGCAACTTACGGAAAGCAATCTTACATTGCCGCTGGAAGTCTTTGTGCATGGAGCGTTGTGCGTTGCTTATTCAGGGCAATGTCTGACGAGTGAAGCATTGGGCGGTCGATCCGCAAACCGAGGCGAATGTGCTCAAGCCTGCCGAATGCCTTATGAATTAATCTCTGATGGCGAAGCTGTGAATTTAGGCGATCGACGATACTTGCTCAGTCCACAAGATTTGTCAGGCTTAGCCGTTTTACCAGACTTAGTAAAATCAGGAGTCACTTGCCTCAAAATCGAAGGACGACTGAAATCTCCTGAATACGTGGCAAACGTCACGCGAGTCTATCGCAATGCGCTCGATCAAGCGATCACCGATGTGAATGCTGAACGATACAACTTAGAAATGGCATTTTCACGTGGATTGCATACCGGATGGTTTGAAGGCATTAACAATCAAGAATTAGTCCATGCCAGATTCGGGAAAAAACGAGGCGTTTATCTGGGCGAAGTCACCCAGATTCAGCACGAGCAAATTACGATCGCGACCAAAGCCCCCGTCAAACCCGGTGATGGCGTTGTATTCGACAGCGGACATCCCGAAGCCAAAGAAGAAGGCGGCAGAATTTATGCCGTCGAGCAACATCGCAATCAAACAGTGCTGACCTTCGGCAGAGATCAGTTGAATTTGAGACGAATTGATATTGGCGATCGCGTTTGGAAAACCAGCGACCCAGAACTCGATCGTCAAATTCGCCAAACCTATGCAGGAGATCAGCCAAAATTCCAACGTCCGATCGACATCGAAATTCATGGCGAAATTGGCAAAGAATTAATTGCGATCGCCAGAGATACGATCGGGCACATTACGCGAATTGAATCTGAAATGCCCCTAATCGAAGCGCATTCCAAGCCGTTAACCACAGAACGACTGCAAGAACAATTCGGCAGATTAGGCAACACTCCTTTCTGTTTAGGCAAATTCGAGAACCATCTCACGGACGCAGCCATGATTCCCGTGAGCGAATTGAATCGGATGCGCCGGGAAATTGTCGATCGCTTAGAAAATCTCAGAATGCAACCAAAACAATGGCAGTTGCAAGAATCGCGATCGCATTCAGAATTATTGCCTCGCATCGATAACGAATCTGGGCAGAACCCCCTTCAACCGCAGCCAGAACTCACCATCCTAGTTCGCAATCTCCAGCAACTCGAAACCGTTCTCAAACTCGGAATTCAAACCGTCTACTGCGAATTTGAAGACCCGCGCGCTTATCGCCAAGCCGTTGAACTCACCCGCCAACTCTCAGATGCAGAAATCTGGGTTGCTCCCCCTCGCATTACCAAACCCAGTGAGCAATGGATTTTAGAGCAAGTTCGCAAATCCAACGCTGATGGATATCTAATCCGAAACTATGATCATTTGAAATTCTTTGAACACGATCGCAAAATTGGCGATTTTTCTCTCAACATCGCCAACGCCATCACCGCAAATTACTTCAAACAATTTGGCTTAGAACATCTCACCGCGTCCTACGATCTCAACGTCCAACAACTGATCGCACTGCTGAAAAGCTGCCCCTCAAATTGGTTAGAGATTACCATTCACCAGCACATGCCGATGTTTCATATGGAGCACTGCGTTTTCTGTGCATTTCTCTCGACTGGAACTGATTTCACCAATTGCGGACGACCTTGTGAGCAGCATGAAGTGAAACTTCGCCTTGCTTCTGGCATGAGTGGAGGAAAACATCCCGGCATTGAACACATTCTTCAAGCAGATGCAGGCTGTCGAAATACTGTATTCAACGGAACCGCACAAACCGGAGCAGAATTTCTGCATCACCTCGTTCACAGTGGCGCACAACGATTTAGAGTAGAATTTCTGAACGAATCGAGCCAGCAGATTACACAAACGATCGCACTCTATCGCCAACTGCTCAATCACGAAATCACAGGTGCTCAACTCTGGCGCGATCTCAAACTCCAAAATCAACTCGGTGTCACGCGCGGAACTTTGACTTAG
- a CDS encoding DUF2243 domain-containing protein produces MTQVLEPQQSRLLSKQFMLAGILLGMGFAGFFDGIVLHQILQWHHMLSSVRPMTNMSDVKVHSVADGLFHLADYGLTIAGVTLLWRSHLQDQLPKSSQPFIGLILFGAGLFNTIEGFIDHEILGIHHVHSGTHYLLWDIGFLMFGIGLIIAGLKLLDRWKNAPESMP; encoded by the coding sequence ATGACTCAAGTTCTAGAACCTCAACAATCGCGGCTCCTCTCTAAGCAATTCATGCTCGCTGGAATCTTGCTCGGTATGGGATTTGCGGGATTTTTCGATGGAATTGTGCTGCATCAGATTTTGCAGTGGCATCACATGTTAAGCAGTGTGCGACCGATGACGAACATGAGTGATGTCAAAGTCCATTCAGTCGCAGATGGATTGTTTCATTTAGCCGATTATGGATTGACGATCGCGGGTGTAACTTTACTTTGGCGATCGCATCTCCAAGATCAACTGCCAAAATCTTCCCAACCATTCATCGGATTAATTCTATTTGGGGCAGGATTATTTAATACGATCGAAGGCTTCATTGATCACGAAATTTTAGGAATTCATCATGTCCATTCAGGCACACATTACCTGCTTTGGGACATTGGTTTTTTAATGTTTGGAATTGGGCTGATTATAGCGGGTTTGAAATTACTCGATCGCTGGAAAAACGCTCCTGAATCTATGCCCTGA
- a CDS encoding DUF5682 family protein — protein MDFDTSILNLDAKVIFFPVRHHSPACARFVRELATKIRPAAILIEGPADFNDQISELNLLHQLPIAVYSYAHFSDNTRLAAFYPYCVYSPEWQALQIAKELDIPAEFIDLPWSKMATTKTAHHRYSDRELRQSQYVSQLCETLGIEGLDHLWDHLFEIDPALTLETYLDRAHQFCFHCRALDEPTLEDQQREAFMTEKIRQAIARYGGQILVVTGGFHSYALHTQLLNPPTEPQASLVFSYLEQCLKPAIVQQGIALTPFSYDRLDSLTGYDAGMPNPGFYHQVWQHRYQSSAQEDTYTHNAIYREVFAQIVTALRSHQQLISAADLIAVESAAHALAALRSHAEIWRQDIIDAIVTSLIKEEVTTTHPLLRAVHEVFRGSERGKLAAGISVPPLVQEIKQQLKQHDLEPQPIGRIVQLNLLEEPACSQLLHQLRILQIAGFNRTGGIDLAARQDLSIQWEEWSIAWSPAYEGSCIEAAIYGSTLLEAAEMRLLELAKQCEQQSESAALLLLDACLMGVQTLIPPLYQQLLTLIQSDSDFFAVTSTLTHLLYLYSYDELLGIAEHAEIGYLLQVTFTRSLWLLESLGQVRDQDQQLLNAVKTLLETVQRCDRTLNLDRETFIAVLARTSQEQTQNPVLRGATIGALWVLDEAPTEQVLTDLYAISNHLGDFLTGLFSIAREMIQRSPELLNQIDRIIAQFDDEAFLEALPSLRLAFTYFTPREQHMLSHTLTQFWTKSPAPILEISPEQIAQIKAREARLLSTIAQYGLRGIRE, from the coding sequence ATGGATTTTGATACTTCAATTCTGAATTTAGATGCGAAGGTGATCTTTTTTCCAGTTCGCCATCATAGTCCTGCTTGTGCGCGATTTGTTCGAGAACTTGCAACGAAGATTCGCCCTGCTGCAATTTTGATTGAAGGGCCTGCGGATTTTAATGATCAAATTTCCGAGCTTAACTTACTGCACCAATTACCGATCGCGGTTTATAGCTATGCGCATTTTTCAGACAATACTCGCTTAGCTGCGTTCTATCCTTACTGTGTCTATTCTCCAGAATGGCAAGCGCTACAAATCGCCAAAGAATTAGACATTCCGGCTGAATTCATTGATTTGCCCTGGTCGAAAATGGCGACGACAAAAACGGCTCATCATCGTTATAGCGATCGAGAGCTTCGCCAAAGTCAGTACGTCAGCCAATTATGCGAAACGCTTGGAATTGAAGGGCTGGATCATCTCTGGGATCATTTATTTGAAATTGATCCAGCGCTGACTTTGGAAACTTATCTCGATCGAGCGCATCAGTTTTGTTTTCACTGTCGAGCTTTAGACGAACCCACACTCGAAGATCAGCAGCGTGAAGCCTTTATGACCGAGAAAATTCGGCAAGCGATCGCGCGATACGGGGGTCAAATCTTAGTGGTAACGGGTGGCTTTCATAGTTATGCACTTCACACTCAGCTTTTGAATCCACCGACTGAGCCACAAGCAAGCCTAGTCTTTTCCTATCTTGAACAGTGCCTTAAACCTGCGATCGTTCAGCAAGGCATTGCGCTGACTCCTTTTTCTTACGATCGCTTAGATAGCCTGACTGGATATGATGCGGGAATGCCCAATCCAGGCTTCTATCATCAGGTTTGGCAGCATCGTTATCAAAGCTCCGCTCAAGAAGACACTTACACTCACAATGCGATCTATCGCGAAGTGTTTGCTCAAATCGTGACAGCATTACGATCACATCAACAACTGATCAGCGCGGCAGATTTGATCGCCGTTGAATCTGCTGCCCATGCTCTCGCTGCTTTGCGAAGTCATGCAGAGATTTGGCGACAGGATATCATTGACGCGATCGTAACTTCTTTAATCAAAGAAGAAGTGACAACCACTCACCCCCTACTGCGGGCAGTCCATGAAGTTTTTCGCGGGTCAGAACGAGGGAAACTTGCTGCGGGAATTTCTGTTCCGCCTTTAGTTCAAGAGATCAAGCAGCAATTAAAACAGCATGATTTAGAACCCCAACCGATTGGGCGAATTGTTCAACTCAATCTACTCGAAGAACCCGCCTGCTCTCAACTTTTGCACCAACTGCGAATCTTACAAATTGCGGGCTTTAATCGCACAGGTGGAATCGATCTGGCTGCACGTCAGGATCTCTCGATTCAGTGGGAGGAATGGTCGATCGCGTGGAGTCCTGCTTATGAAGGCAGTTGCATTGAAGCTGCTATTTATGGGTCTACTTTACTGGAAGCGGCTGAGATGCGATTGCTAGAGCTTGCAAAACAATGTGAGCAGCAATCTGAAAGTGCTGCCTTACTCTTACTTGATGCTTGCTTAATGGGAGTTCAAACACTGATTCCTCCTCTCTATCAGCAGCTTCTCACGCTGATTCAATCTGATAGTGATTTCTTTGCTGTTACTAGCACATTAACGCATTTACTTTATCTCTATAGCTATGATGAACTTCTGGGAATTGCAGAACATGCAGAAATTGGCTATCTCTTGCAGGTTACTTTTACTCGCAGCCTTTGGCTTTTAGAAAGTCTTGGACAAGTTCGAGATCAAGATCAACAGCTTCTCAATGCAGTCAAAACGCTCCTTGAAACAGTGCAAAGATGCGATCGCACACTGAATCTCGATCGTGAAACCTTTATCGCCGTTCTCGCCCGCACGAGCCAGGAGCAAACTCAAAATCCAGTTCTACGAGGTGCAACCATTGGCGCACTATGGGTACTAGACGAAGCTCCCACTGAGCAAGTTTTAACCGATTTATATGCGATTTCTAATCACTTAGGCGATTTCTTAACAGGGCTTTTCAGCATTGCGCGTGAGATGATCCAGCGTTCTCCAGAGCTGTTAAATCAAATCGATCGCATCATTGCCCAGTTTGATGACGAAGCATTTCTCGAAGCACTGCCCTCGCTCCGACTAGCGTTTACTTATTTCACTCCCAGAGAACAGCACATGCTTTCACACACGCTGACTCAATTTTGGACAAAATCCCCTGCGCCAATCTTGGAAATCTCACCTGAACAAATTGCTCAGATTAAAGCACGAGAAGCCAGATTACTGAGCACGATCGCACAATATGGACTGCGAGGTATCCGCGAATGA
- a CDS encoding VWA domain-containing protein, whose product MNDPLTQAMRWKVILSAHPDSNIGQDASETWQRRAEALSFLYDREYQSRNVRHNSSNSRINQKDRPSNSQNPSDPKHSREGGLASSALTIPEWINEIHELFPKKTIERLEKDALERYRLEEMITDPDLLSRAEPSLTLLKAVLRTKHLMNQAVLAMARQLVQKVIDQLLEKLARAVQSPFLGTLDRQHRSCLKIAKNFDPKATIHHNLSTYDPETKRLYIKSPHFYSRIRRNLDRWQLIILVDESGSMIDSIIHAAVTASIFCQLQQIRTHLCIFDTSIVDLTEQCRDPVETLMQVQLGGGTNIGQALNYAETLIDHPRNTIVVLITDFYEGAPRETLFSTTRRLIESGVTMLGLAALDSDANPNYDRTTAQALVNLGMHVGAMTPGELAEWIARTVRK is encoded by the coding sequence ATGAATGATCCACTCACTCAAGCCATGCGTTGGAAAGTCATTTTATCGGCGCATCCAGATTCCAACATCGGACAAGATGCCTCAGAAACTTGGCAGCGACGAGCCGAAGCATTATCGTTTTTGTACGATCGAGAATACCAATCCCGCAATGTTCGCCACAACTCAAGCAATTCTCGGATCAATCAAAAAGATCGACCGAGCAACTCTCAAAACCCATCTGATCCAAAGCATTCTCGCGAAGGCGGACTTGCAAGCTCAGCATTGACGATTCCAGAGTGGATCAATGAAATTCATGAACTCTTCCCGAAAAAGACGATTGAGCGTTTAGAAAAAGATGCCTTAGAGCGCTATCGTCTCGAAGAAATGATCACTGATCCAGATCTCCTGAGTCGTGCAGAACCAAGCTTAACTCTACTCAAAGCTGTTCTCCGAACAAAGCATTTAATGAATCAAGCCGTGCTAGCAATGGCGCGGCAGCTTGTTCAAAAAGTGATTGATCAATTACTCGAAAAACTCGCGCGCGCGGTTCAATCTCCGTTCTTAGGTACGCTCGATCGACAACATCGCTCTTGCCTAAAAATTGCGAAAAACTTCGACCCAAAAGCCACGATTCACCATAATCTCAGCACCTATGATCCTGAGACAAAACGGCTTTACATCAAAAGCCCACACTTCTATTCTCGAATTCGTCGAAATCTCGATCGCTGGCAGTTAATCATTCTGGTCGATGAATCTGGCAGCATGATCGATAGCATTATTCACGCCGCAGTAACAGCTTCTATCTTTTGTCAATTGCAGCAGATCCGCACTCATCTTTGTATTTTCGATACCTCGATCGTCGATCTCACCGAACAATGCCGTGATCCGGTCGAAACCTTAATGCAAGTTCAACTCGGAGGCGGCACGAACATTGGGCAAGCGTTGAACTATGCTGAAACACTGATTGATCATCCTCGCAACACGATCGTTGTTCTCATCACTGATTTCTATGAAGGCGCACCTCGCGAAACGCTGTTTAGTACCACTCGCCGTTTAATTGAAAGTGGTGTGACGATGCTAGGACTTGCCGCACTCGATTCTGATGCCAATCCGAACTACGATCGCACAACTGCCCAAGCGCTCGTCAATCTGGGAATGCACGTTGGTGCAATGACTCCCGGAGAACTTGCAGAATGGATTGCTCGAACAGTGAGGAAGTAG